The Litchfieldia alkalitelluris genome has a window encoding:
- a CDS encoding S-adenosylmethionine:tRNA ribosyltransferase-isomerase — translation MNTIAPSNQFFIPDHLNASLPPEALGKRRSDIKMLVLNANNQQTNHFKFNDLVSLFESGDVLVFNNSRTIPAVLNGSLNHKKVEIRLSRKLSDAKWEALILAEDFEDGDIISFPNRVTAVINKKTESILSTLLFSIKGNQLLDFIYKNGKPIRYEYITKPLPLEFYQTVYSSVPGSVEMCSAGRAFTWEMLHQLKSKGVKLAFLQLHTGLSYYGNDQWPEPNKHPEWYHIPTETAEIINRAHKEKKRVIAVGTTVVRALESSISNHKVGSSSGWTTIYINKHSTIQSVTGLITGFHEPEASHLDLLTAFISEDYLIKSYNEAIDKGYQWHEFGDLNLILHDGNS, via the coding sequence ATGAACACGATTGCACCATCAAACCAATTCTTTATTCCAGATCATCTTAATGCCTCATTACCACCTGAGGCATTAGGTAAAAGGCGTTCTGATATAAAAATGCTTGTTTTGAATGCTAATAACCAACAAACTAATCATTTCAAGTTCAATGACTTAGTTTCCTTATTTGAGTCAGGAGATGTATTGGTTTTTAATAATAGTAGAACCATTCCAGCTGTGCTTAATGGGTCTTTAAATCACAAAAAAGTAGAAATTAGACTATCTCGAAAATTATCAGATGCAAAATGGGAGGCACTTATTTTAGCAGAGGACTTTGAGGACGGAGATATCATTTCATTTCCAAATAGGGTTACAGCTGTTATTAACAAGAAAACTGAATCAATCCTTTCCACGTTACTCTTCTCGATTAAAGGAAATCAATTATTGGATTTTATCTATAAAAATGGAAAGCCGATTCGATATGAATATATTACAAAACCTTTGCCACTAGAATTTTACCAGACAGTGTATAGCTCGGTCCCTGGTTCTGTCGAGATGTGCTCTGCTGGAAGAGCATTCACATGGGAAATGCTACATCAGCTTAAGAGCAAAGGAGTGAAGCTAGCTTTCTTGCAACTTCATACCGGATTGAGCTATTACGGAAACGACCAATGGCCAGAGCCTAACAAGCATCCAGAATGGTATCACATACCTACTGAAACCGCAGAGATAATTAATCGAGCTCATAAAGAGAAAAAAAGAGTCATTGCTGTTGGTACAACTGTAGTAAGAGCTTTGGAGTCTTCTATTTCAAATCACAAAGTCGGAAGTAGTTCAGGATGGACGACAATCTATATCAACAAACACTCGACCATTCAATCTGTTACTGGTTTGATTACCGGGTTTCATGAACCCGAGGCTAGTCATTTAGATTTATTAACTGCCTTTATTTCAGAAGATTATCTTATCAAAAGTTACAATGAGGCGATTGATAAAGGCTATCAATGGCATGAG